In Selenomonas dianae, a genomic segment contains:
- a CDS encoding FecCD family ABC transporter permease: MQAFFSRAGLALLCILLTALLIVALFWALSIGTVDLPPAVIAAAVLDQIQSGTPIDMAGKGPVHDIVWLLRLPRLLLAAIIGAGLATCGVVMQAIVKNPLADPYILGISAGASLGATSAVLLGIGAAFGENAVGIAAFLGAFAVSVGVLFIANIGGRANAMKLLLGGMALSAVCSAFSSFIVYFANDKEGIQTITYWMMGSLAGAKWEHMALIGGIVALAVLFFWSQSRILNLMLLGDASAITLGTDLHPYRQAYLIVSALVVGFAVFAAGMIGFVGLVVPHVVRMLVGTDHKRLVPVSALVGAIFLVVADGLCRVLIPHTELPIGILISLVGAPAFIYLMVKRTYGFGGQ; the protein is encoded by the coding sequence ATGCAAGCATTCTTTTCGCGTGCGGGGCTCGCACTGCTCTGTATCCTGCTCACCGCACTCCTCATTGTCGCTCTTTTCTGGGCGCTCTCGATCGGGACGGTCGATCTGCCGCCCGCCGTCATTGCCGCCGCCGTCCTCGACCAGATACAGAGCGGTACACCCATCGACATGGCGGGCAAAGGCCCCGTGCATGACATCGTATGGCTGCTGCGTTTGCCGCGCCTCCTGCTCGCCGCCATCATCGGCGCGGGGCTTGCCACCTGCGGTGTCGTCATGCAGGCGATTGTAAAGAACCCGCTCGCCGATCCGTACATCCTCGGCATCTCGGCAGGCGCATCCCTCGGCGCGACCTCCGCTGTCCTCCTCGGCATCGGTGCGGCGTTCGGGGAGAATGCCGTCGGCATCGCTGCATTCCTCGGTGCGTTCGCCGTCTCCGTCGGTGTCCTCTTTATCGCGAACATTGGCGGACGTGCAAACGCGATGAAGCTGCTGCTCGGCGGCATGGCACTCAGTGCCGTGTGCAGCGCATTTTCGAGTTTCATCGTCTATTTTGCCAACGATAAGGAGGGCATTCAGACCATCACCTACTGGATGATGGGCAGTCTGGCGGGGGCGAAATGGGAGCACATGGCGCTCATCGGCGGCATTGTCGCGCTCGCCGTTCTCTTTTTCTGGTCGCAGAGCCGCATCCTCAACCTCATGCTCCTCGGCGATGCGTCCGCAATCACGCTCGGCACGGATCTCCATCCCTATCGGCAGGCGTATCTCATCGTCAGTGCGCTTGTGGTGGGGTTCGCCGTCTTTGCGGCGGGCATGATCGGCTTCGTCGGGCTGGTCGTTCCCCATGTCGTGCGGATGCTCGTCGGCACCGACCACAAGCGGCTCGTACCGGTCTCCGCTCTGGTGGGGGCGATCTTCCTCGTCGTTGCGGACGGGCTGTGCCGCGTCCTCATCCCGCACACGGAGCTGCCCATCGGCATCCTCATTTCACTCGTCGGTGCGCCCGCATTCATCTATCTCATGGTGAAGCGTACCTATGGATTCGGAGGGCAGTGA
- a CDS encoding ABC transporter ATP-binding protein, translating to MEILAEAVKLFIGDKEILKGLDFHLKPKEFLGIIGPNGSGKSMFLKCLYRVQKPTAGSITLNGRALDELSYRESALQLSVVAQHNFYSFDFSVMEVVLMGRSPHKRLLDRDNAADYEIARRALRTVGMEECAERSFASLSGGEQQRVILARALTQEAECMILDEPTNHLDIKYQLQIMDIVKGLDLTVVSAIHDLNIAALYCDRLIAIQKGRVVGLGTPHELLTEEFIHALYEVRAKVETAEDGRIYIRYLPQYHSV from the coding sequence ATGGAGATATTGGCGGAAGCGGTAAAACTCTTCATCGGGGACAAGGAGATTCTGAAGGGGCTGGATTTTCATCTGAAACCGAAGGAATTTCTCGGCATCATCGGCCCGAACGGCAGCGGCAAGAGTATGTTCCTCAAATGTCTTTACCGCGTGCAGAAACCGACGGCGGGCAGCATCACACTGAACGGGCGTGCGCTCGATGAGCTGAGCTATCGGGAGTCTGCGCTGCAGCTCTCCGTGGTGGCGCAGCATAATTTCTACAGCTTCGACTTCAGCGTGATGGAGGTCGTGCTCATGGGGCGCTCCCCGCACAAGCGCCTGCTCGACCGTGATAACGCAGCGGACTACGAGATCGCGCGCCGTGCGCTCCGTACGGTCGGCATGGAGGAGTGTGCGGAGCGCAGCTTCGCCAGTCTCTCGGGCGGCGAGCAGCAGCGCGTCATCCTCGCGCGTGCGCTCACGCAGGAGGCGGAGTGCATGATCCTCGACGAGCCGACGAACCATCTGGACATCAAGTACCAGTTGCAGATCATGGACATTGTAAAGGGACTGGATCTCACCGTCGTCTCTGCGATCCACGACCTCAACATCGCCGCGCTCTACTGCGACCGCCTCATCGCCATCCAAAAGGGGCGTGTCGTGGGGCTCGGTACACCGCATGAGCTGCTCACAGAGGAGTTCATACACGCGCTCTACGAGGTGCGTGCAAAGGTGGAGACCGCAGAGGACGGGCGTATCTATATTCGGTATCTGCCGCAGTACCATTCGGTTTAG